The Methylomonas koyamae genome has a segment encoding these proteins:
- a CDS encoding TonB-dependent receptor plug domain-containing protein codes for MRKLIAASFFASAALAGEAPQDDFTNLSIEELLNLEIISASRLGPKTSQAPTSVSILTAKDIRTFGWRTLAEALNSLRGLFTSSDRNYSFLGARGFMRSGDYNSRILLMIDGQRLNENIYDGGYIAQEFMLDMDLVDHIEYVPGSGSSIYGANAFLGMINIVTKQGKAINGAQVAGEIGTFDTYKGRVSYGKSLDNGADVLFSASHFDSAGVENLYFPGFDTPETNRGVAHNMDDERADRLFGKFKFEEFTLSGGYVNRFKRVPTASFDGIFNDQQFFTEDKQFFTNLKYEKNVSDTAKLQLKGYYQGYDYHADQAYLLDGSRVINHDFASGRWWGGEAQLTFSPINGHRMILGLEYQYDQRQALTNHDIDPYFSYVRSRRSGHRLEAYLQDDIQILDDLIFSAGARVDYHHMLNSMQANPRLGLIWSPLANTQFKLLYSSTFRAPNSWERDYNAFGFVANPDMREEQIKSYEGIVEWRAANGLRLLGSLFHNDISQLLMGRPATADIDGDYSVQNYGRYHAYGIELEAEKRWSSGRLLKASYTYNLLTNENSHGTWATYSPQNLFKLHYAESFFNDYMTLGIENIFIDRRKLDYAGSFGDGYNLVNINLSSDKLIRGLDTSFGIYNLFDIHPQMPGVSDQVDIIRMNGRELRLKLQLTF; via the coding sequence GACGATTTCACCAATCTGTCGATCGAAGAACTGTTGAATCTGGAAATCATCAGCGCGTCGCGCCTGGGGCCGAAAACCAGCCAGGCGCCGACTTCGGTTTCCATTCTGACCGCAAAAGACATCCGCACTTTCGGCTGGCGCACGCTGGCAGAAGCGCTGAACAGCCTGCGCGGTTTGTTTACCAGCAGCGACCGCAACTACAGTTTTCTCGGCGCGCGCGGTTTCATGCGCAGCGGCGACTACAATTCGCGGATTTTGCTAATGATCGACGGCCAGCGTCTGAACGAAAACATCTACGACGGCGGCTACATCGCTCAGGAATTCATGCTGGACATGGACTTGGTCGACCATATCGAATACGTCCCCGGTTCAGGCTCATCGATTTACGGCGCCAATGCGTTTTTGGGCATGATCAACATTGTCACCAAACAGGGCAAAGCCATCAACGGTGCCCAGGTGGCCGGCGAAATCGGCACCTTCGACACCTATAAGGGCCGAGTCAGTTACGGCAAATCGCTGGATAACGGCGCCGACGTGTTATTTTCCGCCTCGCATTTCGATAGCGCCGGCGTCGAGAACTTGTATTTCCCAGGGTTCGACACTCCGGAAACCAACCGCGGCGTTGCCCACAATATGGACGACGAGCGCGCCGACCGCTTGTTCGGCAAATTCAAGTTCGAGGAATTCACACTGAGCGGCGGTTACGTCAACCGCTTCAAACGGGTGCCGACCGCATCCTTCGATGGGATTTTCAACGACCAGCAATTTTTCACCGAAGACAAACAGTTTTTTACCAACCTCAAATACGAAAAAAACGTCAGCGATACCGCCAAGTTACAACTGAAGGGCTATTACCAGGGCTACGATTACCATGCCGATCAGGCTTATTTGCTGGACGGTAGCCGGGTAATCAACCATGATTTTGCCAGCGGCCGCTGGTGGGGCGGCGAAGCCCAGTTGACCTTTTCGCCGATTAACGGCCACAGGATGATCTTGGGCCTGGAATACCAATACGACCAACGCCAAGCGCTGACCAACCACGATATAGACCCCTACTTCTCCTACGTCCGGAGCCGGCGGAGCGGCCATCGGCTGGAAGCCTATCTGCAAGACGACATCCAAATCCTGGACGATTTGATTTTCAGCGCCGGCGCCCGCGTCGATTACCACCACATGCTGAACAGCATGCAAGCCAATCCGCGGCTCGGCCTGATTTGGAGTCCGTTGGCAAATACCCAATTCAAATTGCTTTACAGTTCGACGTTTCGCGCCCCCAACTCGTGGGAGCGCGATTACAACGCATTCGGTTTCGTCGCCAATCCCGACATGCGCGAAGAGCAAATCAAAAGCTACGAAGGGATTGTAGAATGGCGCGCCGCCAACGGTTTGCGGCTGCTAGGCTCGCTGTTTCACAACGATATTTCGCAGTTGCTAATGGGCCGGCCGGCCACCGCGGACATCGACGGCGACTATTCGGTGCAAAATTACGGCCGTTACCACGCTTACGGCATCGAGTTGGAAGCGGAAAAACGCTGGAGCTCAGGCCGGTTACTGAAGGCCTCTTACACTTACAACCTGCTGACCAACGAAAACAGCCACGGCACTTGGGCGACCTATTCGCCGCAAAACCTGTTCAAATTGCATTATGCCGAATCGTTTTTCAACGATTACATGACGCTGGGTATCGAAAACATTTTTATCGACCGGCGCAAACTCGATTACGCCGGCAGCTTTGGCGACGGCTACAATTTAGTAAACATCAACCTGAGTTCCGATAAACTGATCCGCGGCCTCGACACCTCTTTCGGCATCTACAATTTGTTCGACATCCACCCGCAAATGCCCGGCGTCAGCGACCAGGTCGACATCATCCGCATGAACGGCAGGGAGCTGCGTTTGAAACTGCAACTGACTTTTTGA
- a CDS encoding TonB-dependent receptor plug domain-containing protein, with protein sequence MVTKAYRPLIPATLALALAGARLAHAANQVPEDENLPDLTALSVEQLMNLDVTSVMKTSTDVSHVPAAIYVLSNEEIRRSGATTIPEALRVVPGLNVAKVDGNKWAVSVRGFNTQFANKLLVLVDGRSVYNPLFSGVWWDQQDVLMEDIDRIEVIRGPGASLWGANAVNGVINIVTKNAKDSQGTLLSGQVGTQRHGGGVRYGADLGDDAYLKVYARHSDYGDSRTRDSANPAGDEGDMSKAGFRYDKAFDIANKLSIQGDAFIGDSNGAPVDFPNLAANLTPVAAPPYSRALPADQQFSGHSLQGRWEHHQGADSTTVVRMYWDRHSRKSPFLNSRYQIDSFDLDFQHNYQLDERHLLLWGTGLRFNINQFENSPQISMSAPQRTDRIYSFFAQDEISLVPERWRLTLGGKVEHNPVTEFEVQPNARLLWTPNEHHSFWASVSRSVRTPNWVEQNISYSLSVQPIPGLPIPQITGLVGNSNMAAEKMLGFELGWRGQLLPQLSADIALYHYNYDDLSSNTISVLPPASYLLIKSTTGNLGIGQVYGGEFSLDWQVTDTWKLKANYSYEEDRIRPGNATPANVFVNDGGSYPAHKAMLWSMYQLTPQLKLDMNWRFVSSTVTNLSFTQGYHDLDARLAWDLGAGLELALVGRNLLDSYHFEYGSDLFSTATAVQREVYGTLRWHF encoded by the coding sequence ATGGTAACCAAAGCATATCGACCTTTGATACCGGCAACGTTGGCCCTGGCACTGGCCGGCGCTCGGCTGGCCCACGCCGCCAACCAGGTACCGGAAGACGAAAACCTGCCGGATTTGACCGCGCTCAGCGTCGAACAACTGATGAACCTGGACGTAACCTCGGTCATGAAGACTTCGACCGACGTCAGCCATGTCCCGGCGGCGATTTACGTGCTGAGTAACGAAGAAATCCGCCGCAGCGGAGCGACTACGATTCCGGAAGCGTTGCGAGTGGTGCCGGGCCTGAACGTGGCCAAAGTCGACGGCAACAAGTGGGCAGTTTCGGTGCGCGGTTTCAACACTCAATTTGCCAACAAACTGTTGGTGCTGGTGGACGGCCGCAGCGTCTACAACCCGCTGTTTTCCGGCGTCTGGTGGGACCAGCAGGACGTGCTGATGGAAGACATCGACCGCATCGAAGTCATCCGCGGCCCGGGCGCCAGCCTGTGGGGCGCCAACGCGGTCAACGGTGTGATCAACATCGTCACCAAAAACGCAAAGGACAGCCAGGGCACGTTATTGAGCGGCCAGGTCGGCACCCAGCGCCACGGCGGCGGCGTGCGTTACGGCGCCGATTTGGGCGACGACGCTTACCTGAAGGTCTACGCCCGCCACTCGGATTACGGCGATTCCAGAACCCGGGATTCGGCCAACCCGGCCGGCGACGAAGGCGACATGAGCAAAGCCGGGTTTCGTTACGACAAGGCCTTCGATATCGCCAACAAACTCAGCATCCAGGGCGATGCCTTCATCGGCGACAGCAACGGCGCACCGGTCGATTTCCCTAACCTGGCCGCCAATTTGACCCCGGTCGCGGCCCCGCCCTACTCCCGGGCGCTGCCGGCCGACCAGCAATTTTCCGGCCATTCTCTGCAAGGCCGCTGGGAACACCACCAAGGCGCCGACTCGACCACGGTAGTTCGGATGTACTGGGACCGGCACAGCCGCAAATCGCCGTTCTTGAACTCGCGTTACCAGATCGACAGTTTCGATCTCGACTTTCAGCACAACTACCAACTCGACGAGCGCCACCTGCTGCTGTGGGGAACCGGCTTGCGTTTCAATATCAACCAGTTCGAGAACAGCCCGCAAATTTCGATGAGTGCGCCGCAGCGTACCGACCGCATCTACAGCTTCTTCGCCCAAGACGAAATCAGCCTGGTACCCGAGCGTTGGCGTTTGACCTTGGGCGGCAAAGTGGAACACAACCCGGTCACCGAATTCGAAGTCCAGCCCAACGCCCGCCTGCTGTGGACGCCTAACGAACACCACTCGTTCTGGGCCTCGGTATCGCGTTCGGTCAGAACCCCGAACTGGGTGGAACAAAATATCTCGTACAGCCTGAGCGTTCAGCCGATTCCCGGCTTGCCGATACCGCAAATAACCGGCCTGGTCGGCAATTCAAATATGGCGGCGGAAAAAATGCTCGGTTTCGAACTGGGCTGGCGCGGCCAATTGCTGCCGCAACTCAGCGCCGATATCGCGCTGTACCACTACAACTACGACGATTTGTCCAGCAATACCATTTCGGTATTGCCGCCTGCCAGCTACTTGTTGATTAAATCGACCACCGGCAATTTGGGTATCGGCCAAGTCTACGGCGGCGAATTCAGTCTGGATTGGCAAGTCACCGATACATGGAAGCTAAAAGCCAACTACAGCTACGAGGAAGATAGAATCCGGCCGGGCAACGCCACGCCGGCCAACGTCTTCGTCAACGACGGCGGCAGCTATCCGGCCCACAAAGCCATGCTCTGGTCGATGTACCAACTGACGCCGCAACTGAAACTGGACATGAATTGGCGTTTCGTCAGTTCCACCGTCACCAATCTGAGCTTCACCCAGGGCTACCACGATCTGGACGCGCGCCTGGCTTGGGACTTGGGTGCGGGCTTGGAATTGGCGCTGGTCGGGCGCAATCTGCTCGACAGTTACCATTTCGAGTACGGTTCCGACCTGTTCTCCACTGCAACTGCCGTGCAACGCGAGGTCTACGGCACCTTGCGCTGGCATTTTTAA
- a CDS encoding YfiR family protein yields the protein MLRTVQRGGELCRKAAASKRWAGALLALPLIFAHPACAAETANEAAVKVAFLYNFFKFIEWPESANQSKFNLCLVTPHDLGDNLLALEGKTVNGKPLAVLQDVPAKDLKTCHLVFIGKSTANAGDIPRDLKGVPVVTVSDKPGFLQQNGTIGLVQDGNRLNFEVNLDNANAANVRISAQLLKLARNLNLNK from the coding sequence ATGCTGCGCACCGTTCAGCGCGGCGGCGAATTGTGCCGAAAAGCCGCAGCATCGAAGCGCTGGGCCGGCGCCCTGCTGGCGCTGCCTCTGATTTTCGCCCATCCGGCCTGCGCCGCGGAGACGGCGAACGAAGCCGCGGTAAAAGTCGCGTTTCTCTACAACTTCTTCAAATTCATCGAGTGGCCGGAATCGGCCAACCAGAGCAAATTCAACCTGTGCCTGGTAACCCCGCACGACCTCGGCGACAATTTGCTGGCACTGGAGGGCAAAACCGTCAACGGCAAACCCTTGGCGGTACTGCAGGACGTACCGGCCAAAGATTTGAAAACCTGCCATCTGGTATTCATCGGCAAATCCACCGCCAACGCCGGCGACATTCCGCGCGATCTGAAAGGCGTGCCGGTGGTCACGGTCAGCGACAAGCCGGGCTTTTTGCAACAGAACGGCACGATCGGCTTGGTGCAGGACGGCAACCGGCTGAATTTCGAAGTCAATTTGGACAATGCCAACGCCGCCAACGTCCGCATCAGCGCGCAATTGCTGAAACTGGCCCGCAACCTGAACCTGAACAAATAA
- a CDS encoding response regulator, whose product MIRDKLVDMPMTYKLQRLQAVTLALALALTLAIVSVTQVWQEKNELLNDIRSLGKMIGFSAGAALLFGDAKTGSDILATLRGKPEIQSAQLYGRDGGIFAHYPAQAARDSFPPTLIKAQEELLGQKMRLLNLITLNPLPDDNGEVIGYLRVLIDLRPLWRAVAINLGQILLAMLAAFMFAVWFGRRLAASIAAPLTRLSQLARQVSVDNNYMVRAKGESSDEIGQLVRSFNQMIERIQQRDAELENQRGCLEREVDLRTADLRQAVLDAQAASIAKSQFLATMSHEIRTPMNGVLGMTELLLGSELNPTQRQYAETVFSSADSLLTIINDILDFSKIEAGKLELEETDFSLSNLIDQLGTLFFERASSKNIRLICEIDPATPKEVRGDPYRLRQILTNLLSNAVKFTEAGEVKLQVRNYEPEQCATAAGLCLEFKISDTGIGMNRDALARLFQAFSQADGSTTRKYGGTGLGLVISKELCELMGGKIQVESQPQVGSVFSVYLPLRPALAPLPAKAAAQANLAGKYVLVVEDNATNAKILENHLAEFGMHFRVAKNGSHALDILDQSARSGQFFDIALLDMRMLGINGTELARRIRSDHRFTRLRLVIISSSADQAEMAEIRSCGCDVHLQKPVYRRTLQDTLLRLLPPGAEATAETKPVAPPPGLRILLAEDNPVNQKICSAMLRQLGYTLICAGNGQEVLDLFRTEPADLILMDCMMPVMDGYTATQRIREMEQAGGGKRTPIIALTANAMEGDREKCLRAGMDDYLSKPFLQKTLHDKIRALIGDSQPGPAPAPALAQAEAGRTAFDSAELRSLRQIGGDELVSEVLRLFRENAAQQIRAIEIAIENRQSAEVRQAAHSLKSTAANIGAAPLAELARNLEHAARDNTLAFDSRIAESLQTAYKAILQQLPAATL is encoded by the coding sequence ATGATCCGGGACAAATTAGTCGACATGCCGATGACCTACAAACTGCAGCGCCTGCAAGCCGTCACGCTGGCGCTGGCTTTGGCGTTGACTTTGGCTATCGTCAGCGTCACCCAGGTCTGGCAGGAAAAAAACGAACTGCTCAACGACATCCGCTCGCTGGGCAAGATGATAGGCTTCAGCGCCGGCGCCGCATTGTTGTTCGGCGACGCCAAAACCGGTTCCGACATACTGGCTACTTTGCGCGGCAAACCGGAAATTCAGTCCGCGCAGCTATATGGCCGGGACGGCGGCATTTTCGCCCATTATCCGGCCCAGGCGGCACGGGACAGTTTCCCGCCCACCTTAATTAAGGCCCAGGAAGAATTACTCGGGCAAAAAATGCGGCTGTTGAACCTGATCACGTTGAACCCGCTGCCGGACGATAACGGCGAAGTGATCGGCTATTTGCGGGTGTTGATCGATTTGCGCCCACTGTGGCGGGCAGTCGCCATCAACCTCGGCCAGATTCTGCTGGCGATGCTGGCCGCCTTCATGTTTGCGGTGTGGTTCGGCCGCCGCCTGGCCGCTTCGATCGCCGCACCCTTGACCCGGTTGTCGCAACTGGCCAGACAGGTATCGGTCGACAACAATTACATGGTGCGGGCCAAGGGCGAAAGCAGCGACGAAATCGGCCAACTGGTGCGGAGTTTCAACCAGATGATCGAACGCATCCAACAACGCGATGCCGAGCTGGAAAACCAGCGCGGCTGCCTGGAACGCGAAGTCGATCTGCGCACCGCCGACTTGCGCCAGGCGGTATTGGACGCACAGGCCGCCAGCATCGCCAAATCCCAATTTCTGGCGACGATGAGCCACGAAATCCGCACGCCGATGAACGGCGTGCTGGGCATGACCGAATTACTGCTCGGCTCGGAATTGAATCCGACCCAGCGCCAATATGCCGAGACCGTATTCAGCTCGGCCGATTCGCTGCTGACCATCATCAACGACATCCTGGATTTCTCCAAAATCGAAGCCGGCAAACTGGAGCTGGAGGAAACCGATTTCAGCCTGAGCAATTTAATCGACCAGCTTGGTACGCTGTTCTTCGAGCGTGCCAGCAGCAAGAACATTCGCCTGATTTGCGAAATCGATCCGGCCACGCCGAAAGAGGTCCGCGGCGACCCCTACCGCTTACGCCAGATCCTGACCAATTTGTTGTCCAACGCGGTCAAATTCACCGAGGCCGGCGAAGTCAAGCTTCAGGTCCGTAACTACGAACCGGAACAATGTGCAACGGCCGCCGGCCTGTGCCTGGAATTCAAGATCAGCGATACCGGCATCGGCATGAACCGCGACGCCTTGGCCCGGCTGTTTCAGGCCTTCAGCCAGGCCGACGGCTCGACCACGCGAAAATACGGCGGCACCGGTCTGGGCTTGGTCATCAGCAAGGAACTGTGCGAATTGATGGGCGGCAAAATTCAGGTCGAAAGCCAACCGCAGGTCGGTTCGGTGTTCAGCGTCTATTTGCCGCTACGCCCAGCCCTGGCGCCGCTGCCGGCCAAGGCCGCTGCGCAGGCCAATTTAGCCGGCAAATACGTATTGGTGGTGGAAGACAACGCCACCAACGCCAAAATCCTGGAAAATCACCTGGCGGAATTCGGCATGCATTTCCGCGTGGCCAAAAACGGCAGCCACGCGCTGGATATCTTGGACCAGAGCGCGCGTTCCGGCCAATTTTTCGATATCGCGCTGCTGGATATGCGCATGCTCGGCATCAACGGCACCGAATTGGCCCGGCGCATACGCAGCGATCACCGCTTTACCCGGTTGCGGCTGGTGATTATTTCCTCCAGCGCGGACCAAGCGGAAATGGCCGAGATCCGCAGTTGCGGCTGCGACGTGCATCTGCAAAAGCCGGTTTACCGGCGTACCTTGCAAGACACCCTTTTACGCTTGCTGCCGCCCGGCGCCGAGGCCACGGCGGAAACCAAACCGGTTGCACCGCCGCCCGGACTGCGCATCCTGTTGGCGGAAGACAATCCGGTCAACCAGAAAATCTGTAGCGCGATGCTTCGCCAATTGGGCTATACCTTGATCTGCGCCGGCAACGGCCAGGAAGTATTGGATCTGTTCCGAACCGAACCGGCCGACCTGATCCTGATGGACTGCATGATGCCGGTCATGGACGGTTACACCGCCACCCAACGCATCCGCGAAATGGAGCAGGCCGGCGGCGGCAAACGGACGCCGATCATCGCCTTGACCGCCAACGCGATGGAAGGCGACCGCGAAAAATGCCTGCGCGCCGGCATGGACGATTATCTGAGCAAGCCGTTTTTGCAAAAAACCCTGCACGACAAAATCCGAGCGCTGATCGGCGATTCGCAGCCTGGCCCTGCCCCGGCGCCGGCCCTGGCGCAGGCCGAAGCCGGCCGGACGGCATTCGATTCGGCCGAATTGCGTTCGCTGCGCCAGATCGGCGGCGACGAATTGGTAAGCGAAGTGTTACGCCTGTTCCGGGAAAACGCCGCGCAGCAGATCCGCGCGATTGAAATCGCGATCGAGAACCGGCAAAGCGCCGAGGTACGCCAGGCTGCACATAGCCTGAAATCGACCGCGGCCAATATCGGCGCCGCGCCATTGGCGGAATTGGCCCGCAACCTCGAACATGCAGCCCGCGACAACACGCTGGCGTTCGATAGTCGTATTGCCGAATCCTTGCAAACCGCCTATAAAGCAATCCTGCAACAACTTCCCGCCGCAACTTTGTAA
- a CDS encoding putative bifunctional diguanylate cyclase/phosphodiesterase yields MQQPPAPHLILAIDDDDMVRLMLREILQREGFDVVCAADGRQGLDLCASRKPDLVLLDVMLPDSNGFDCLQTIRRMPGNSILPIVMLTGVDDLDSVNRAFELGATDFIAKPISWPTLPHRLRYLLRSVATLSALAQSEAELRKAQKIAQLGSWDWHVASDSAQCSEEIFNILDIEPLHRELKLQDLLNRVEASEAAKLQQAIDLCLKNKLSFRIELPVSHRDGGDRVIHIQGEPIVENDTVERIRGAIQDITERRNIEERVRFLSYYDPLTGLPNRTLFKEILGQAMAYCDRYGSALSTLFISIARFKRINETLGPKIGDHVLKMFADRLVAEVRECDFVSATSEFDLANMTVSRLGGSTFTVLLNRVQDTRDSVKVAKRIFQIMQQSFPVETTELFLGINIGIAVYPGDGMDEDSFIKNGEFAMNHAGEYGHNNYQFFSKSLNVAAFHKLAMENSLRRAIERDELELYYQAKIDIRRHRVVGCEALIRWRHPELGLIGPSQFIPIAEDSGLIAQISNWVLENACRQVLDWRRQGDGPELVMAVNVSANQFRQPGFGGHVREVLAQIGLEPRYLKLELTETILLHNVEDALVTLRELQALGVRISIDDFGTGYSSLSYLKKLPISELKVDHSFVRDLPHNEDDMAITTAILALAEALSLEVVAEGVENQDQANFLLDNGCTVVQGFLYQRPMPATEFAEFARVFDSRSAADPIPR; encoded by the coding sequence ATGCAACAGCCACCCGCCCCCCATCTGATTCTGGCAATCGACGATGACGACATGGTGCGTTTGATGTTGCGGGAAATTCTGCAGCGCGAAGGGTTCGACGTGGTTTGCGCCGCGGACGGCCGCCAGGGCCTGGATCTGTGCGCCAGCCGCAAACCCGATCTGGTGTTGCTGGACGTAATGCTGCCCGACTCGAACGGCTTCGACTGCCTGCAAACCATCCGCCGGATGCCGGGCAACTCGATCTTGCCGATCGTAATGCTGACCGGGGTGGACGACCTGGATTCGGTCAACCGCGCGTTCGAATTGGGCGCCACCGACTTTATCGCCAAGCCGATCAGTTGGCCGACCTTGCCCCACCGCTTGCGTTACCTGCTGCGCTCGGTCGCCACGTTGTCGGCATTGGCCCAAAGCGAAGCCGAATTGCGCAAAGCGCAAAAAATCGCCCAGCTCGGCAGTTGGGACTGGCACGTTGCCAGCGACTCGGCTCAATGTTCCGAGGAAATCTTCAACATTCTCGACATCGAGCCGTTGCACCGGGAGTTGAAACTGCAGGATTTGTTGAACCGGGTGGAAGCTTCGGAGGCGGCAAAACTGCAGCAGGCCATCGACTTGTGCCTGAAAAACAAGTTGAGCTTCCGTATCGAATTACCGGTATCGCACCGGGACGGCGGCGACCGGGTAATTCACATCCAAGGCGAACCCATCGTCGAGAACGATACGGTCGAACGCATCCGCGGCGCGATTCAGGACATTACCGAACGCCGCAACATCGAAGAACGGGTACGGTTTTTGTCCTATTACGACCCGCTGACCGGATTGCCCAACCGCACGCTGTTCAAGGAGATTCTGGGCCAGGCCATGGCCTATTGCGACCGCTACGGCTCGGCGTTGTCGACGCTGTTCATCAGTATCGCCCGCTTCAAACGCATCAACGAAACGCTGGGGCCGAAAATCGGCGACCACGTGCTGAAAATGTTCGCCGACCGGCTGGTCGCCGAAGTTAGGGAATGCGATTTCGTATCGGCCACGTCGGAGTTCGATCTGGCGAACATGACCGTATCCCGGCTGGGCGGCAGTACCTTTACCGTGTTGCTGAACCGGGTTCAAGACACCCGCGACAGCGTCAAAGTCGCCAAGCGCATCTTTCAGATCATGCAGCAATCGTTTCCGGTCGAAACCACGGAACTGTTCCTGGGCATCAATATCGGCATCGCGGTCTACCCCGGCGACGGCATGGACGAAGACAGTTTCATCAAGAACGGCGAATTCGCGATGAACCACGCCGGCGAATACGGCCACAACAACTACCAGTTCTTCAGCAAATCGCTGAACGTGGCCGCCTTCCACAAACTGGCGATGGAAAACAGCCTGCGCCGAGCCATCGAACGCGACGAGCTGGAACTGTATTACCAGGCCAAGATCGACATTCGCCGCCACCGGGTGGTCGGCTGCGAAGCTCTGATCCGCTGGCGCCACCCGGAATTGGGTTTGATCGGCCCGTCGCAATTTATCCCGATTGCCGAAGATTCCGGGCTGATCGCGCAGATCAGCAATTGGGTGTTGGAAAACGCCTGCCGCCAAGTGCTGGACTGGCGCCGGCAAGGCGACGGTCCGGAGCTGGTGATGGCGGTCAACGTTTCGGCCAACCAGTTCCGCCAACCCGGTTTCGGCGGCCACGTCCGCGAAGTGTTGGCGCAAATCGGGCTGGAGCCGCGCTATCTGAAACTGGAACTCACCGAGACCATCTTGCTGCACAACGTCGAGGATGCCTTGGTCACATTGCGCGAACTGCAGGCGTTAGGCGTCAGGATCAGCATCGACGATTTCGGTACCGGTTACTCTTCGTTGTCTTATTTGAAAAAACTGCCGATATCGGAACTGAAGGTAGACCACAGCTTCGTCCGCGACTTGCCGCACAACGAAGACGACATGGCGATTACCACGGCAATTTTGGCCCTGGCCGAGGCGCTGTCGCTGGAAGTGGTGGCCGAAGGCGTCGAAAACCAGGACCAGGCCAACTTTCTGCTGGATAACGGCTGCACGGTGGTGCAGGGCTTTCTTTACCAGCGGCCGATGCCGGCCACCGAATTCGCCGAGTTTGCCAGAGTGTTCGATAGCCGGTCGGCCGCCGACCCGATCCCGCGATGA